Proteins encoded together in one Polaribacter reichenbachii window:
- a CDS encoding peptidylprolyl isomerase, with product MKKSIYILASFFLIVGCQSPKYKDLQEGLYAEIQTNKGDILLELYPEAAPMTVANFVSLSEGTNNRVSDSLKGEKFYDGIRFHRVVNNFVIQGGDPTETGRGTAGYRFGSEFTKDENGNLLNKHDDAGMLSMANGGPDSNGSQFFITHNPIPHLDGKHTVFGKTTVNSIQLEALKTKIQDSLGLVKAIDSLRMAVVNSIVQFDTINTIEIIRIGSKAKSFDAPEVFDAELMKFANSKKDREKEVLNAETARYSKYLEDKVAFLAKMDESKAKKTSSGLRILMLKNNPSGEKVVTNKPIKAHFTLYTADGNKIQSTEDSGQPFVFQLDDAERPMITGFKEGVADMRVGEKVRLFIPYYIGFGEAKYGPFPAKSDLVFEVEILEINK from the coding sequence ATGAAAAAATCAATCTATATTTTAGCTAGTTTCTTTTTAATTGTTGGTTGTCAATCTCCAAAATATAAAGATTTACAAGAAGGTTTGTATGCAGAAATACAAACAAATAAAGGCGATATTTTATTAGAATTGTATCCAGAAGCTGCACCAATGACGGTTGCAAACTTCGTTTCTTTATCAGAAGGTACAAACAATAGAGTTTCAGATTCTTTAAAAGGAGAAAAATTCTATGATGGAATTCGTTTTCATAGAGTTGTAAATAATTTTGTGATTCAAGGAGGAGATCCAACAGAAACAGGAAGAGGAACAGCGGGTTATAGATTTGGTAGTGAGTTTACTAAAGATGAAAATGGTAATTTGTTGAATAAACATGATGATGCAGGAATGTTATCTATGGCAAATGGAGGACCAGATTCTAACGGAAGTCAGTTTTTTATAACCCACAATCCTATTCCGCATTTAGATGGTAAACATACTGTTTTTGGTAAAACTACTGTAAACTCGATTCAATTAGAAGCTTTAAAAACTAAAATACAAGATTCTTTAGGCTTAGTAAAAGCGATCGATTCTTTAAGAATGGCGGTTGTAAATAGTATTGTGCAATTCGATACTATAAATACAATCGAAATTATTAGAATTGGTAGTAAAGCAAAATCCTTTGACGCTCCTGAAGTATTTGATGCAGAATTAATGAAATTTGCTAATAGTAAAAAGGATAGAGAAAAAGAAGTATTGAATGCAGAAACAGCAAGGTATTCTAAATATTTAGAAGATAAAGTTGCTTTTTTAGCTAAAATGGATGAAAGTAAAGCAAAAAAAACAAGCTCTGGTTTGCGAATTTTAATGCTTAAAAATAACCCATCAGGCGAAAAAGTAGTAACTAACAAACCAATTAAAGCGCATTTTACTTTGTATACTGCAGATGGTAATAAAATACAATCTACAGAAGATTCTGGTCAGCCATTTGTTTTTCAATTAGATGATGCAGAAAGACCAATGATTACTGGTTTTAAAGAAGGAGTTGCAGATATGAGAGTAGGTGAAAAAGTACGTCTTTTTATCCCTTATTATATTGGTTTTGGTGAGGCAAAATACGGTCCTTTCCCAGCAAAATCTGATTTAGTTTTTGAAGTAGAAATTTTAGAAATAAACAAATAA
- a CDS encoding phosphatase PAP2 family protein produces MFDFIIQKDQELLIFFNSLGSEQWDPFWLAITKQFNWAPLFLFVIILIFKFFGWKRGSFVILSLIILVAFSDQFVNLIKNTIERLRPNNNPEINHIIRTFSYSPKGFSFVSGHATTSTFFSVFVILLLRDKFKYIYFILIFPLLFSFSRMYLGVHFPLDVTMGALIGFILANLYYLLFNKVDQKLFANQIAQE; encoded by the coding sequence TTGTTCGATTTTATAATTCAAAAAGATCAAGAATTATTAATATTCTTTAATAGTTTAGGAAGTGAACAATGGGACCCATTTTGGTTGGCAATAACCAAGCAATTTAATTGGGCTCCATTGTTCCTTTTTGTTATTATTTTAATCTTCAAATTCTTCGGATGGAAACGTGGTAGTTTTGTAATATTATCACTTATAATTTTAGTAGCTTTTTCAGATCAGTTTGTAAATTTGATTAAGAATACCATAGAAAGATTAAGACCAAATAATAATCCAGAAATAAATCATATTATTAGAACTTTTTCTTATTCTCCTAAAGGATTTAGTTTTGTTTCTGGCCACGCAACAACATCTACATTTTTCTCTGTATTTGTAATTCTTTTACTTAGAGATAAGTTCAAATACATTTACTTTATTTTAATTTTTCCGCTTTTATTTTCTTTTAGCAGAATGTATTTAGGAGTACATTTTCCTTTGGATGTTACAATGGGCGCTTTAATTGGTTTTATACTTGCAAATTTATACTACTTGCTGTTTAATAAAGTAGATCAGAAGTTGTTCGCAAATCAAATTGCACAAGAGTAA
- a CDS encoding ArnT family glycosyltransferase — protein MLAKLLSKENNLFFLIFVFILIVTIIGLPLDLLEPDATLYASISKLMAENNDFINLYSLGNDWLDKPHLPFWLTAVSYKIFGVTNFAYKLPGVLIFFFGIYTTYKFTKNNYNTKTGIYAAIILATATHSIISNFDVRAEAYLTAFMISSLYYFDVYLKNKRIKYLIFACLFSAFAIMTKGIFAMIPIVAALGGELLLKRKWNEILNPIWLLATLLIFIFILPELYTLYVQFDMHPEKLVFGKHNVSGLKFFFWDSQFGRFFNTGPIKGTGDKTFFLHTILWAFLPFGILFYIATFSKVKRNLKKVIQKEEFYSLFGCLSAIFIFSLSKFQLAHYTNIVFPFMAIIVADFIDKLSKNKNSYTKGYAVILWFQNVVAILLIGFLFYVMQPEFNFLFLVVLAFSIFIFWGIYKSENNSIQKLFLVSTVLFLNIYTFLFTFFYPTILPYQGGVNAARFVNKNYEGKGSLLKKINRHFAFEYYLKGNFKRIDTLKIHQEKGRIFYIDSKELNIFKRQNVNFKIIKEIENFHVSRINNKFLNKDTRKETLQIRYLVEVQ, from the coding sequence ATGTTAGCCAAACTTTTATCAAAAGAAAATAATCTTTTTTTTTTAATTTTTGTATTCATCTTAATTGTTACCATTATTGGTCTTCCTTTAGATCTGTTAGAACCAGATGCAACTTTATATGCGTCCATTTCTAAATTGATGGCTGAAAATAACGATTTTATTAATCTCTATTCATTAGGAAATGATTGGCTAGATAAACCTCATTTACCTTTTTGGCTTACTGCCGTTTCTTATAAAATATTTGGGGTTACCAATTTTGCATACAAACTACCTGGAGTTCTTATTTTTTTCTTCGGAATTTACACGACTTATAAATTCACAAAAAATAATTACAATACAAAAACTGGTATTTATGCTGCCATTATTTTAGCTACTGCAACACATAGTATTATTTCTAATTTTGATGTAAGAGCTGAAGCTTATTTAACAGCATTTATGATTAGTAGCCTCTATTATTTTGATGTATATTTAAAAAACAAACGAATAAAATATTTAATTTTTGCTTGTCTTTTTTCTGCATTTGCAATTATGACAAAAGGTATTTTTGCAATGATTCCTATAGTTGCTGCATTAGGAGGAGAATTATTATTAAAAAGAAAATGGAATGAAATTCTTAATCCTATTTGGTTATTAGCAACATTGCTGATTTTCATTTTTATTTTACCAGAATTGTACACATTGTATGTTCAGTTTGATATGCATCCAGAGAAACTAGTATTTGGTAAACACAATGTTTCTGGGCTAAAATTTTTCTTTTGGGACAGTCAGTTTGGTCGTTTTTTTAACACAGGACCTATAAAAGGAACTGGAGATAAAACGTTCTTTTTACACACAATTCTTTGGGCATTTTTACCATTTGGTATCCTTTTTTACATAGCAACATTTAGTAAAGTAAAAAGAAATTTGAAAAAAGTAATTCAGAAAGAAGAGTTTTATAGTCTTTTTGGATGTTTATCAGCGATATTTATTTTTTCTTTGAGTAAATTTCAATTAGCACATTATACCAATATTGTATTTCCTTTTATGGCGATAATTGTTGCTGATTTTATTGATAAATTGAGTAAAAACAAGAATTCTTATACAAAAGGTTATGCTGTAATTTTATGGTTTCAAAACGTGGTTGCTATTTTATTGATTGGCTTTTTATTTTATGTGATGCAACCTGAATTCAACTTTTTATTTTTAGTTGTTTTAGCATTCTCAATCTTTATATTCTGGGGAATTTACAAATCTGAAAACAACTCAATTCAGAAATTATTTCTAGTTTCTACAGTATTATTTTTAAATATTTATACGTTTCTATTCACCTTTTTTTATCCTACTATTTTACCTTATCAAGGAGGTGTAAATGCAGCTCGTTTTGTAAATAAAAATTATGAAGGCAAAGGAAGTTTATTAAAAAAAATTAATAGACATTTTGCTTTTGAATATTATTTAAAGGGCAATTTTAAAAGAATTGATACTTTAAAAATACATCAAGAAAAAGGACGTATTTTTTATATTGATAGTAAAGAACTTAATATATTTAAAAGACAGAACGTCAATTTTAAAATAATTAAAGAAATAGAAAACTTTCATGTAAGTAGAATTAACAATAAATTTCTAAATAAAGATACCAGAAAAGAAACTTTACAAATCAGATATTTAGTAGAAGTTCAATAA
- a CDS encoding peroxiredoxin family protein, giving the protein MRFFLLIISILIFISCDKKTENKIDKGTYRAILKVQDNQELPFIFEVKNDSLITIINADEKIIVDEISYKNDSITIQTPVFEGYIIAKIANNTLKGSFIKPSLDRIVPFEAQKDSVRFSSIKKETVNISGNWETVFSDDNLDEKYIAKGIFNQTKNKVTGTFRTTTGDYRYLEGIVDGDSLKLSTFDGAHAFLFTAKVTDSIMNGFFYSGNHWKEPFTAKLNNDYELPKEEDLTYIKEGYEYFDFSFPDTRGRIVSLSDTEFKDKTIIIQIMGTWCPNCLDESKYLVKYLKENPNENLQVIALAFEVAKTREIAYKRIKRFKERVGVEYPVLLAQYGKVADKTLAQRKLPMLNHIISYPTTIFMDKNRKVRKIHTGFNGPATDEKYHEFKKEFEEFVQELLSE; this is encoded by the coding sequence ATGAGATTTTTTTTATTGATAATCAGTATTTTAATATTTATTTCTTGTGATAAAAAAACAGAAAACAAAATAGATAAAGGAACTTACAGAGCCATTTTAAAAGTACAAGACAACCAAGAATTGCCTTTTATTTTCGAAGTTAAAAACGATTCTTTAATCACAATTATTAATGCTGATGAAAAAATTATTGTTGATGAAATTTCTTACAAAAACGATTCTATTACCATACAAACTCCTGTTTTTGAAGGCTATATTATTGCTAAAATTGCAAATAATACCTTAAAAGGAAGTTTTATAAAACCAAGTTTAGATAGAATTGTTCCTTTTGAAGCTCAAAAAGATAGTGTCCGATTTTCATCAATCAAAAAAGAAACTGTAAATATTTCTGGTAATTGGGAAACTGTTTTTAGCGATGACAACCTTGATGAAAAATATATTGCAAAAGGTATTTTTAATCAAACAAAAAATAAAGTAACTGGTACTTTTAGAACAACAACTGGAGATTATAGGTATTTAGAAGGTATTGTTGATGGTGATTCTTTAAAGCTTTCTACTTTTGATGGTGCTCACGCATTTTTATTTACAGCAAAGGTTACAGATTCAATTATGAACGGATTTTTCTATTCAGGAAATCATTGGAAAGAGCCTTTTACTGCCAAATTAAACAACGATTATGAGTTACCTAAAGAAGAAGATTTAACCTACATTAAAGAGGGTTACGAATATTTCGATTTCTCTTTTCCTGATACAAGAGGTAGAATTGTTTCTTTAAGTGATACTGAGTTTAAAGACAAAACAATTATTATTCAAATAATGGGAACTTGGTGCCCAAATTGTTTAGATGAAAGCAAGTATTTGGTAAAGTATTTAAAGGAAAATCCGAATGAAAATTTACAAGTAATTGCTTTAGCTTTTGAAGTAGCTAAAACCAGAGAAATTGCCTACAAACGAATTAAACGTTTTAAAGAAAGAGTTGGGGTAGAATATCCTGTTTTATTAGCACAATATGGTAAAGTTGCAGATAAAACTTTAGCTCAAAGAAAATTACCAATGTTAAACCACATTATTTCTTATCCTACCACTATTTTTATGGATAAAAATCGAAAAGTTAGAAAAATTCATACTGGTTTTAATGGTCCTGCAACTGATGAAAAGTATCATGAATTTAAAAAAGAATTTGAAGAGTTTGTTCAAGAACTTTTAAGTGAATAG
- the pheT gene encoding phenylalanine--tRNA ligase subunit beta, producing MKISYNWLQQFLKVDWEADKTGELLTDLGLEVEGIEKIESIKGSLNGVVVGEVLTCIQHPNADRLKITTVNLGDENPVQIVCGAPNVAAGQKVPVATIGTMLYDEKGEGFKIKKGKIRGEESHGMICAEDELGLGKGHDGILVLENDLKPGTPAAEVFEIETDYVFEIGLTPNRSDAMSHHGVARDLRAGLIQNDLKLELISPFVSDFHVDERTLRFDVEVEDKELVPRYCGISITDIEVKDSPDWIKNRLKAIGITPKNNIVDITNYVLHELGQPLHAFDAQKIRGNKIIVKTLEEGTKFITLDEVERELSADDIMICDADENPLCIAGVFGGLNSGVTEHTNSIFLESAYFNPVSVRKTAKRHALNTDASFRFERGIDINTTKYALKRAALLIEKYAGGKLASDISDFYPIKMEDFQVFLSYDNAYRLIGQEIPKEKIKNILASLEIKINSETAGGLGLTIPSYRTDVQREADIIEEILRVYGYNNIEFSYKLNTSISFDTNNDTKIENIVANQLSALGFNETMANSLTKPEYNSLSENINDDAKVMMLNPLSNDLAVMRQSMLFSGLESVSYNLNRKNTALKFYEFGKTYHKYADKYQEDKHLTLFVTGNRTKESWKSNNNPSDFFYLKGVITSVLERLGIHKLKATPIKNDVFSEGLVFSLGKIKIAEFGVVKRSVLKEFGIKQEVLFADFNWDTVLKFSGNKKVKVAGLTKFPAVKRDLALLLNAKTEFKEVYNLAFQAERKLLKEVDLFDVYEGDNLPQGKKSYAVSFVLQDETKTLEDKQIDKIMQKLQQSFEKNLEAVLR from the coding sequence ATGAAAATATCATACAATTGGTTACAGCAATTTTTAAAAGTTGATTGGGAAGCTGATAAAACTGGTGAACTTTTAACAGATTTAGGTTTAGAAGTTGAAGGAATTGAAAAGATAGAATCTATTAAAGGTAGTTTAAATGGCGTAGTTGTAGGTGAAGTTTTAACTTGCATTCAACACCCAAATGCAGACAGATTAAAAATAACTACTGTTAATTTAGGCGATGAAAACCCTGTACAAATTGTTTGTGGAGCACCAAATGTTGCTGCTGGCCAAAAAGTACCTGTAGCCACTATTGGTACAATGTTGTATGATGAAAAAGGTGAAGGTTTTAAAATTAAAAAAGGTAAAATTAGAGGCGAAGAAAGCCATGGAATGATTTGCGCTGAAGACGAATTAGGCTTAGGTAAAGGTCATGATGGAATTCTAGTTTTAGAAAATGATTTAAAACCAGGTACACCGGCTGCAGAAGTTTTTGAAATAGAAACTGATTATGTTTTCGAAATTGGGTTAACTCCTAATAGATCTGATGCTATGAGTCATCATGGAGTTGCTAGAGACTTGCGTGCAGGTTTAATTCAAAATGATTTAAAACTTGAATTAATTTCTCCTTTTGTAAGTGATTTTCATGTAGATGAAAGAACTTTACGTTTTGATGTTGAAGTAGAAGACAAGGAATTGGTGCCACGTTATTGTGGGATTTCTATTACAGATATCGAAGTTAAAGACTCGCCAGATTGGATTAAAAACAGATTAAAAGCCATTGGTATTACACCAAAAAATAATATTGTTGATATTACTAATTATGTTTTACATGAATTAGGACAACCATTACATGCTTTTGATGCTCAAAAAATTAGAGGAAATAAAATTATTGTTAAAACTTTAGAAGAAGGTACAAAATTCATCACTTTAGATGAAGTTGAAAGAGAACTTTCTGCAGATGATATTATGATTTGTGATGCTGATGAAAATCCGCTTTGTATTGCAGGAGTTTTTGGAGGATTAAACTCTGGAGTTACAGAACATACAAACTCAATCTTTTTAGAAAGTGCTTATTTTAATCCTGTTTCTGTGCGTAAAACTGCAAAAAGACACGCTTTAAACACAGATGCTTCTTTTCGTTTTGAAAGAGGAATTGATATTAACACTACAAAATACGCTTTAAAAAGAGCAGCTTTATTAATCGAAAAATATGCAGGAGGTAAATTGGCTTCAGATATTTCTGATTTCTACCCTATAAAAATGGAAGATTTTCAGGTATTTCTTTCATACGATAATGCTTACAGATTAATTGGTCAAGAAATTCCGAAAGAAAAAATTAAGAACATTTTAGCTTCTTTAGAAATTAAAATTAATAGTGAAACTGCTGGTGGTTTAGGTTTAACAATTCCATCTTACAGAACAGATGTTCAAAGAGAAGCAGATATTATTGAAGAGATTTTAAGAGTTTATGGTTACAATAATATTGAATTTTCATACAAATTAAATACTTCAATTTCTTTTGATACTAACAATGATACAAAAATTGAAAACATTGTTGCCAATCAATTAAGTGCTTTAGGATTTAACGAAACTATGGCAAACTCATTAACCAAACCTGAGTACAATTCGCTTTCAGAAAATATTAATGATGATGCTAAAGTGATGATGTTAAATCCGTTAAGTAACGATTTAGCTGTTATGCGTCAATCAATGTTATTTAGTGGTTTAGAATCTGTTTCTTATAACTTAAATAGAAAAAATACAGCATTAAAGTTTTATGAATTTGGTAAAACTTATCATAAATATGCTGATAAATACCAAGAAGATAAACATTTAACGCTTTTTGTAACAGGTAATAGAACCAAAGAATCTTGGAAATCAAATAATAATCCTTCAGATTTCTTTTATTTAAAAGGTGTAATAACTTCGGTTTTAGAAAGGTTAGGAATACATAAGTTAAAAGCAACACCAATTAAAAACGATGTTTTTTCAGAAGGTTTAGTTTTTAGTTTAGGTAAAATTAAAATAGCAGAATTCGGAGTTGTTAAAAGAAGTGTTTTAAAAGAATTTGGTATAAAACAAGAAGTTTTATTTGCTGATTTTAATTGGGATACTGTTTTAAAATTCTCTGGTAATAAAAAAGTGAAAGTTGCTGGCTTAACAAAATTCCCAGCTGTTAAAAGAGATTTAGCTTTGTTATTAAATGCTAAAACTGAATTTAAAGAGGTTTACAACTTGGCTTTCCAGGCAGAAAGAAAACTCTTAAAAGAAGTAGATTTGTTCGATGTTTATGAAGGAGATAATTTACCACAAGGCAAAAAATCTTATGCAGTAAGTTTTGTTTTACAAGATGAAACGAAAACTTTAGAAGACAAGCAGATTGATAAAATAATGCAAAAATTACAACAAAGTTTCGAGAAGAATTTAGAAGCTGTTTTAAGATAA
- a CDS encoding quinone-dependent dihydroorotate dehydrogenase, protein MYKLIIRPIFFLFDPEKIHYFTFSLVKFLSKIPLVPNIFRSLYQVNDKKLERNLFGLTFKNPVGLAAGFDKNAVLYNELANFGFGFIEIGTVTPKGQVGNPKKRLFRLKDDQGIINRMGFNNEGLAIAIEQLKKNKGKVIIGGNIGKNTQTAPENYTADYLECFKGLHPYVDYFVLNVSCPNVGSHAKLNDKDYLVELITECQKLNKLEEKQKPILLKIAPDLNNVQLDEIIELVAETNIDGVIASNTSTTRDNLKASPERLKEIGNGGVSGQPIKNQSTQVIKYLADNSNKSFPIIGVGGIHSEQDALDKLEAGADLVQIYTGFIYEGPSLVKRINKAILKDL, encoded by the coding sequence ATGTACAAACTAATAATAAGACCCATTTTCTTTCTTTTTGACCCAGAAAAAATACATTATTTCACCTTTTCTTTGGTTAAATTTTTATCTAAAATACCTTTAGTACCAAATATTTTTAGAAGTCTTTATCAAGTAAATGATAAAAAATTAGAACGTAATTTATTTGGATTAACATTTAAAAATCCTGTGGGATTAGCTGCTGGTTTTGATAAAAATGCAGTTTTATATAATGAATTGGCTAATTTTGGTTTTGGCTTTATAGAAATTGGTACAGTAACTCCAAAAGGTCAAGTTGGTAATCCTAAAAAGAGGTTATTTCGTTTAAAAGATGATCAAGGAATTATCAATAGAATGGGGTTTAATAACGAAGGTTTAGCCATTGCTATAGAACAATTAAAAAAGAACAAAGGCAAAGTAATTATTGGTGGTAATATTGGTAAAAACACACAAACTGCTCCTGAAAATTATACAGCAGATTATTTAGAATGTTTTAAAGGATTACATCCTTATGTAGATTATTTTGTGCTGAATGTAAGTTGCCCAAATGTTGGTAGTCACGCAAAATTAAATGATAAAGATTATTTGGTAGAATTAATTACTGAATGCCAAAAACTAAATAAATTAGAAGAAAAGCAAAAGCCAATTTTATTAAAAATTGCTCCAGATTTAAACAATGTTCAATTAGATGAAATAATTGAGTTGGTTGCAGAAACTAACATTGATGGTGTAATCGCTTCAAATACATCAACAACTAGAGATAATTTAAAAGCCTCTCCAGAGCGATTAAAAGAAATTGGTAATGGAGGTGTAAGTGGTCAGCCAATAAAAAATCAGAGTACACAAGTGATTAAATATTTGGCAGACAATTCTAATAAATCTTTTCCTATTATTGGGGTAGGAGGTATTCACTCCGAACAAGATGCCTTAGATAAGTTAGAAGCAGGCGCAGATTTGGTTCAGATTTATACTGGTTTTATTTATGAAGGTCCAAGTTTGGTTAAAAGAATTAATAAAGCAATTTTAAAGGATTTATAA
- a CDS encoding LysE family translocator, which yields MLETLLSFALATAILAISPGPDNIFVLTQSIVNGRKFGLATVFGLISGCLVHTTLLAFGVSAIIKQSENLFFAIKLFGAIYLLYLAYKVYKSDANIILSKDNVEQKTTTQLFKQGFIMNVLNPKVSIFFLAFFPGFLFSESINTVIQFYVLGFVFMLVSLLIFSSIAFLAGTISEKIKENQKIGLYLKWMQIIVFVLIAGFIFI from the coding sequence ATGTTAGAAACCCTTTTATCTTTTGCTTTAGCAACAGCAATATTAGCTATTTCTCCTGGGCCAGATAATATATTTGTGTTAACGCAAAGTATTGTAAATGGTAGAAAATTTGGTTTAGCAACTGTTTTCGGATTAATTTCTGGTTGTTTGGTACATACAACTTTGTTGGCATTTGGAGTATCAGCAATTATAAAACAATCAGAAAATTTATTTTTTGCAATTAAATTATTTGGTGCTATTTATTTGCTTTATTTGGCTTATAAAGTTTATAAATCTGATGCTAATATTATTCTTTCTAAAGATAATGTAGAACAAAAAACAACGACACAATTATTTAAACAAGGGTTTATTATGAATGTATTAAACCCGAAAGTATCCATTTTCTTTTTAGCCTTTTTTCCAGGTTTTTTATTTTCAGAAAGTATTAATACTGTAATTCAATTCTATGTTTTAGGTTTTGTTTTTATGCTAGTTTCTCTTTTAATTTTTTCCTCAATAGCTTTTTTAGCAGGTACAATTTCAGAAAAAATTAAAGAGAATCAAAAAATTGGGTTGTATTTAAAATGGATGCAAATTATTGTTTTTGTATTAATTGCAGGTTTTATATTTATTTAG
- the hisG gene encoding ATP phosphoribosyltransferase, producing MSNLRIAVQKSGRLNEDSMRILKDIGISIDNGKDQLKAAARDFPVEVFYLRNGDIPQYLKDGVVDAAIIGENVLIEKGNDIQFVERLGFSKCKVSIAVPKESNASSLKDLAGKRIATSYPETVKKFLVEQNIDAQLHKINGSVEIAPNIGLADGICDIVSSGSTLFKNGLKEIEVLLKSEAVLAVSPQINAERKAILEKIQFRIQSVLKGRNSKYILLNAPNDKLENILKLLPGMRSPTVLPLAEKGWSSVHTVISKNQFWEIIDELKANGAEGILVCPIEKMVL from the coding sequence ATGAGTAACTTAAGAATTGCAGTACAAAAATCAGGTAGATTAAATGAAGATTCAATGAGAATCTTAAAAGACATTGGTATTTCTATCGATAATGGTAAAGATCAATTAAAAGCAGCTGCAAGAGATTTTCCTGTAGAGGTTTTTTACCTTAGAAATGGCGATATTCCTCAGTATTTAAAAGACGGAGTAGTAGATGCAGCCATAATTGGCGAGAATGTTTTAATAGAAAAAGGAAACGATATTCAGTTTGTAGAACGTTTAGGTTTTTCTAAATGTAAAGTTTCTATTGCAGTGCCAAAAGAATCAAATGCAAGTTCTTTAAAAGATTTGGCAGGCAAGAGAATTGCAACTTCGTATCCAGAAACTGTAAAGAAATTTTTGGTAGAGCAAAATATAGATGCTCAGTTACATAAAATTAATGGTTCAGTAGAAATTGCACCAAATATTGGTTTAGCAGATGGTATTTGCGATATTGTTTCTAGTGGAAGTACATTATTTAAAAACGGATTAAAAGAAATTGAGGTTTTATTAAAATCAGAAGCAGTTTTGGCAGTTTCTCCTCAAATTAATGCAGAAAGAAAAGCAATTTTAGAGAAAATTCAATTTAGAATTCAGTCGGTTTTAAAAGGCAGAAACTCTAAATATATTCTATTAAATGCACCAAATGATAAATTAGAAAATATTCTAAAATTGTTACCAGGTATGCGTAGTCCTACAGTTTTGCCATTGGCAGAAAAAGGTTGGAGTTCTGTGCACACAGTTATTTCTAAAAATCAGTTTTGGGAAATTATAGACGAATTAAAAGCCAATGGAGCAGAAGGTATTTTAGTTTGTCCAATAGAAAAAATGGTGCTTTAA
- the hisD gene encoding histidinol dehydrogenase: MKTINNPSKETWSQILERPTKTVDDIEKTVIQIFEEVQKNGDKAVQKYTELFDGISLDNNIVSEVEITEALNLVSEDLKVAIQLAKDNITNFHKAQKTEKVFVETANGVECWQEKRPIQKVGLYIPGGTAPLFSTVLMLAVPAQIAGCKEIVLCSPPNAAGKINPAILYTANLCGVTKIIKVGGIQAIAGYTFGTETIPQVYKIFGPGNQFVTVAKQLSTKFGVAIDMPAGPSELLVVADNSANASFVASDLLSQAEHGADSQVILVSTSKELINEVEKEIETQLAVLPRVEIAKKAIANSKSIFVDNDEIALELINEYGPEHFIVCTNNNDFYVDNIANAGSVFIGNYTPESAGDYASGTNHTLPTNGFSKAYSGVNLDSFTKSITFQKISKKGIQNIGNAIELMAEAEGLQAHKNAVSIRLKNLEK; encoded by the coding sequence ATGAAAACTATTAATAACCCATCAAAAGAAACTTGGTCTCAAATTTTAGAAAGACCAACAAAAACAGTTGATGATATAGAAAAAACGGTAATCCAAATTTTTGAAGAAGTTCAAAAAAATGGAGATAAAGCTGTTCAAAAATACACAGAATTGTTCGATGGTATTTCTTTAGATAACAATATTGTTTCAGAAGTAGAAATTACAGAAGCTTTAAATTTAGTTTCAGAAGATTTAAAAGTAGCTATTCAATTAGCAAAAGATAATATTACGAATTTTCATAAAGCTCAAAAAACAGAAAAAGTTTTTGTAGAAACTGCAAACGGAGTAGAATGTTGGCAAGAAAAAAGACCAATTCAAAAAGTTGGTTTATATATTCCTGGAGGTACAGCACCTTTATTTTCTACAGTATTAATGTTGGCTGTTCCTGCTCAAATTGCAGGTTGTAAAGAAATTGTTTTATGCTCACCTCCAAATGCAGCTGGTAAAATAAATCCGGCAATTTTGTACACAGCAAATTTATGTGGTGTTACTAAAATTATAAAAGTAGGCGGAATTCAAGCAATTGCAGGCTATACTTTTGGTACAGAAACAATACCTCAAGTTTACAAAATATTTGGCCCAGGAAATCAGTTTGTAACAGTTGCAAAACAGTTATCAACTAAATTTGGAGTAGCCATAGATATGCCTGCAGGACCGAGTGAACTATTAGTAGTTGCAGACAATTCTGCAAATGCAAGTTTTGTAGCTTCAGATTTATTGAGTCAAGCTGAGCATGGTGCAGATAGTCAAGTTATTTTAGTTTCAACATCAAAAGAATTAATTAACGAAGTTGAAAAAGAAATTGAAACACAATTAGCAGTTTTACCAAGAGTAGAAATAGCCAAAAAAGCGATTGCAAATTCAAAATCAATATTTGTAGATAATGATGAAATAGCTCTAGAATTAATTAACGAATATGGGCCAGAACATTTTATTGTTTGTACAAATAACAATGATTTTTATGTAGATAATATTGCGAATGCAGGTTCTGTTTTTATAGGTAATTATACACCAGAAAGTGCAGGAGATTATGCTTCTGGTACAAACCATACGTTACCAACAAACGGATTCTCTAAAGCCTATTCAGGTGTAAATTTAGATAGTTTTACAAAAAGTATTACTTTTCAGAAAATATCTAAAAAGGGCATACAAAATATAGGAAATGCTATAGAATTAATGGCAGAGGCAGAAGGTTTACAAGCACATAAAAATGCAGTTTCTATCAGATTAAAAAATTTGGAAAAATAA